In Streptomyces sp. TS71-3, the following proteins share a genomic window:
- a CDS encoding GntR family transcriptional regulator: protein MAAGGPDDPVAEAVLPELTAGEREILRVLGRSQALDSVGNAILVSVGAGIIEGRLKPGDDLNSVELARRFHSSRTPVREALATLEREGLVEIVARKRPRVRHLGMAEIREIYELRGELYGLVSRRIVQHCTDAQLDELATVLAAQQEAAADRDLDRYFWLNSEFRNTEARLAANETVRGVLDSVGIRTLQLRHLSLSLPGRMETSVADHRRLMQAYRDREAELASALTRSIVRRGLAAVERSGRPEFTD from the coding sequence ATGGCGGCAGGCGGACCCGACGATCCGGTGGCGGAGGCCGTCCTTCCCGAGCTGACGGCGGGCGAGCGGGAGATCCTGCGGGTGCTCGGCCGGTCGCAGGCGCTGGACAGCGTCGGCAACGCGATCCTCGTCTCGGTCGGCGCCGGGATCATCGAGGGCCGGCTCAAGCCGGGCGACGACCTCAACTCCGTTGAGCTCGCCCGCCGGTTCCACAGCAGCCGCACGCCCGTGCGCGAGGCGCTGGCGACGCTCGAACGCGAGGGCCTGGTCGAGATCGTCGCCCGCAAGCGGCCCCGGGTGCGGCACCTCGGCATGGCCGAGATCCGCGAGATATACGAACTCCGCGGCGAGCTGTACGGCCTGGTGAGCCGGCGCATCGTCCAGCACTGCACGGACGCGCAGCTCGACGAGCTGGCCACGGTCCTGGCGGCCCAGCAGGAGGCCGCCGCGGACCGCGACCTGGACCGGTACTTCTGGCTCAACTCGGAGTTCCGCAACACCGAGGCACGGCTCGCGGCGAACGAGACCGTGCGCGGCGTCCTCGACTCGGTGGGCATCAGGACCCTCCAGCTGCGGCATCTGAGCCTGTCGCTGCCCGGGCGCATGGAGACGTCCGTCGCCGACCACCGGCGGCTGATGCAGGCGTACCGGGACCGGGAGGCGGAGCTGGCCTCCGCCCTCACCCGGTCCATCGTGCGCCGGGGCCTCGCGGCCGTGGAGCGCTCGGGCCGGCCCGAGTTCACGGACTGA
- a CDS encoding (2Fe-2S)-binding protein — translation MNDSVSTAPPDTTASQSEARKSMAVPLRFRLNHDDVEIHVQDPTTPLLDVLRHDLGLTGTKSGCAIGYCGACTVIVDGAAVPSCLKMVGLLEGSDVRTIEDLEGPGGLDPVQDGFVARAGLQCGFCTPGHVMALRALLDDDPDPGEEDIKRTVDGNYCRCTGYVKILDSAREAVALQKAAGKEER, via the coding sequence ATGAACGACTCCGTCAGCACCGCACCACCCGACACCACGGCAAGCCAGAGCGAAGCAAGGAAGTCCATGGCCGTCCCCCTGCGTTTCAGGCTCAACCACGACGACGTGGAGATCCACGTCCAGGACCCCACCACCCCGCTGCTGGACGTCCTGCGCCACGACCTCGGCCTCACCGGCACCAAGTCGGGCTGCGCGATCGGCTACTGCGGGGCCTGCACGGTCATCGTCGACGGTGCCGCGGTGCCGTCCTGCCTGAAGATGGTGGGCCTGCTCGAAGGCTCCGACGTACGCACCATCGAGGACCTCGAAGGGCCCGGCGGCCTCGACCCGGTCCAGGACGGCTTCGTGGCGCGGGCCGGGCTCCAGTGCGGCTTCTGCACGCCCGGCCACGTCATGGCGCTGCGCGCGCTGCTCGACGACGATCCCGACCCCGGCGAGGAGGACATCAAGCGCACGGTAGACGGCAACTACTGCCGCTGCACCGGCTACGTGAAGATCCTCGATTCCGCGCGCGAGGCCGTGGCCCTCCAGAAGGCCGCGGGCAAGGAGGAACGCTGA
- a CDS encoding ATP-binding protein, whose amino-acid sequence MARGKLRIYLGAAPGVGKTYAMLSEAHRRVERGTDCVVGFVEHHGRARTEVMLHGLEEVPRRELEYRGTTFTEMDVDAILARRPEVTIVDELAHTNVPGSRNAKRWQDVEELLAAGIKVISTVNIQHLESLGDVVESITGVRQRETVPDEVVRKADEIELVDMAPEALRRRMAHGNIYKPDKVDAALSNYFRPGNLTALRELALLWVADRVDTYLQEYRSEHHVSTIWGSRERIVVGLTGGPEGRTLIRRAARLAEKGAGGEVMAVYISRSDGLTAASPKELAVQRTLVEDLGGTFHHVVGDDIPDGLLEFARGANATQIVLGVSRRKGWQYVFGPGVGATVARESGPDLDVHLITHGEVGKGRGLPVARSARLGRARLIWGWATGLAGPALLTWLLGGVLPDVGLANEMLLFLAATVAAALLGGLLPALASAAAGSLLLNWFFTPPVRHLTIADPRNIVAMAIFVGVAVSVASVVGVASRRTHQAARLRAEAEILSFLAGSVLRGETSLAALLERVRETFGMESVALLERAKDTEPWTCAGSVGPHPCRTPDSADVDVPVGDHMALALSGRVLPAEDRRVLAAFAAQAAVVLDRQRLKHEADQAKHLAEGNRIRTALLAAVSHDLRTPLAGIKASVTSLRSDDVEWSEQDRAELLEAIEAGADRLDNLVGNLLDMSRLQTGTVTPIISETDLDEVIPMALGGVPEGSVELDIPETMPMVAVDRGLLERSVANVVENAVKYSPPQVPVLVSASAIADRVEVRVADRGPGVPDEAKDHIFEPFQRYGDSPHGAGVGLGLAVARGFAEAMGGTLTAEDTPGGGLTMVLSLHRVGEHPPAEPEVPAAVAG is encoded by the coding sequence ATGGCTCGCGGCAAGCTTCGGATCTACCTCGGCGCAGCACCCGGCGTCGGCAAGACGTACGCCATGCTGTCCGAGGCGCACCGCCGCGTCGAGCGGGGCACCGACTGCGTGGTCGGCTTCGTCGAGCACCACGGAAGGGCCCGCACCGAGGTGATGCTGCACGGGCTGGAGGAGGTGCCCCGCAGGGAGCTGGAGTACCGGGGCACCACCTTCACGGAGATGGACGTCGACGCCATCCTGGCCCGCCGCCCCGAGGTCACCATCGTGGACGAGCTCGCCCACACCAACGTGCCCGGCTCGCGCAACGCCAAGCGCTGGCAGGACGTGGAGGAGCTGCTGGCCGCCGGGATCAAGGTCATCTCCACGGTGAACATCCAGCACCTGGAGTCACTGGGCGACGTCGTGGAGTCGATCACCGGCGTGCGGCAGCGGGAGACCGTACCGGACGAGGTCGTCCGCAAGGCCGACGAGATAGAGCTCGTCGACATGGCCCCGGAAGCGCTGCGCCGGCGCATGGCGCACGGCAACATCTACAAGCCGGACAAGGTCGACGCGGCGCTCTCCAACTACTTCCGGCCGGGAAACCTCACCGCCCTGCGCGAGCTGGCGCTGCTGTGGGTGGCGGACAGGGTCGACACCTACCTTCAGGAGTACCGCAGCGAGCACCACGTCTCCACCATCTGGGGCTCCCGCGAGCGGATCGTGGTCGGCCTCACGGGCGGCCCCGAGGGGCGCACGCTCATCCGGCGCGCGGCCCGGCTCGCCGAGAAGGGCGCGGGCGGCGAGGTGATGGCCGTCTACATCTCGCGCAGCGACGGCCTGACCGCCGCCTCCCCGAAGGAGCTGGCCGTCCAGCGCACCCTGGTGGAGGACCTCGGCGGCACGTTCCACCACGTCGTCGGCGACGACATACCGGACGGCCTGCTGGAGTTCGCGCGCGGCGCCAACGCCACGCAGATCGTCCTCGGCGTCTCCCGCCGCAAGGGCTGGCAGTACGTCTTCGGCCCCGGCGTCGGCGCCACGGTCGCCCGGGAGTCCGGCCCCGACCTTGACGTGCACCTGATTACGCACGGCGAGGTGGGCAAGGGCCGCGGGCTCCCCGTCGCCCGGAGCGCGCGGCTCGGCCGCGCGCGCCTGATCTGGGGCTGGGCGACGGGCCTCGCGGGCCCGGCGCTGCTGACCTGGCTGCTCGGCGGCGTCCTGCCGGACGTGGGCCTGGCCAACGAGATGCTGCTGTTCCTGGCCGCGACGGTGGCGGCGGCCCTGCTGGGCGGGCTGCTGCCCGCGCTGGCCTCGGCGGCCGCGGGTTCCCTGCTGCTGAACTGGTTCTTCACCCCGCCGGTGCGGCACCTGACCATCGCCGACCCGAGGAACATCGTCGCCATGGCGATCTTCGTCGGGGTCGCCGTCTCCGTGGCGTCCGTGGTCGGCGTCGCCTCCCGGCGCACCCACCAGGCGGCCCGGCTGCGCGCCGAGGCGGAGATCCTCTCCTTCCTGGCCGGCAGCGTGCTGCGCGGCGAGACCAGCCTGGCCGCGCTCCTGGAGCGGGTGCGCGAGACCTTCGGCATGGAGTCGGTCGCGCTGCTGGAACGCGCCAAGGACACGGAGCCCTGGACCTGCGCCGGCAGCGTCGGTCCGCACCCCTGCCGGACCCCCGACAGCGCCGACGTCGACGTGCCGGTCGGCGACCACATGGCACTGGCGCTGTCAGGGCGCGTGCTGCCGGCCGAGGACCGCAGGGTGCTCGCCGCCTTCGCCGCCCAGGCCGCGGTCGTCCTGGACCGCCAGCGCCTCAAGCACGAGGCCGACCAGGCCAAGCACCTGGCCGAGGGCAACCGCATCCGCACCGCCCTGCTCGCCGCCGTCAGCCACGACCTGCGCACGCCGCTCGCCGGCATCAAGGCCTCGGTCACCTCGCTGCGCTCGGACGACGTCGAGTGGTCCGAACAGGACCGGGCCGAGCTCCTGGAGGCCATCGAGGCGGGCGCCGACCGCCTCGACAACCTCGTCGGCAACCTCCTCGACATGTCCCGCCTCCAGACCGGCACCGTCACCCCGATCATCAGCGAGACCGACCTCGACGAGGTGATCCCGATGGCGCTCGGCGGCGTCCCCGAGGGCAGCGTGGAACTCGACATCCCCGAGACCATGCCCATGGTCGCCGTCGACCGGGGACTCCTGGAGCGGTCCGTGGCCAACGTCGTCGAGAACGCGGTCAAGTACAGCCCCCCGCAGGTGCCCGTGCTGGTCTCGGCGAGCGCCATCGCCGACCGTGTCGAGGTCCGCGTGGCGGACCGCGGTCCCGGGGTCCCCGACGAGGCCAAGGACCACATCTTCGAACCCTTCCAGCGCTACGGCGACTCCCCGCACGGCGCGGGCGTCGGCCTCGGCCTCGCGGTCGCCCGCGGCTTCGCCGAGGCCATGGGCGGCACCCTCACCGCGGAGGACACGCCCGGCGGAGGCCTCACCATGGTGCTCAGCCTGCACAGAGTGGGGGAGCACCCGCCGGCGGAACCGGAAGTGCCGGCGGCGGTCGCCGGGTAG
- a CDS encoding alpha/beta fold hydrolase, whose amino-acid sequence MTATAVHGQARTRDGVPLSYTLHPAGTGAPRIALVHSLALDRSLWSAVTDLLAGRAEMVAYDCRGHGRSGRPAGPYTTAQFGDDLADLLDHLGWRDTVVAGCSMGGCVAQAFAAAHPERTRAALFVDTTAWYGPTAPEDWAARAATARAKGLDSLIPFQLTRWFGDGFRAARPELMAHLTEVFTANDLACYEATCAMLGAADLREGAGRIPHPAAVLVGEDDGATPPEMARALAGLIGDGPAVVVPGTRHLTALENPEVVVDALLTLLERPAAGDKVGERA is encoded by the coding sequence ATGACCGCCACAGCCGTCCACGGACAGGCGAGGACACGCGACGGCGTGCCCCTGTCGTACACCCTGCACCCGGCGGGGACCGGGGCGCCGCGCATCGCCCTGGTGCACAGCCTCGCCCTCGACCGGTCCCTGTGGTCCGCGGTCACGGACCTGCTCGCGGGCCGGGCCGAGATGGTGGCGTACGACTGCCGGGGCCACGGCCGCTCGGGACGGCCCGCGGGCCCGTACACGACGGCCCAGTTCGGCGACGACCTCGCCGACCTGCTGGACCACCTCGGCTGGCGGGACACCGTGGTCGCCGGCTGCTCCATGGGCGGCTGTGTCGCCCAGGCCTTCGCCGCCGCCCACCCCGAGCGCACCCGCGCCGCGCTCTTCGTCGACACCACCGCCTGGTACGGGCCCACGGCGCCGGAGGACTGGGCGGCACGGGCCGCCACCGCCCGTGCGAAGGGACTCGACTCGCTGATCCCGTTCCAGCTCACCCGCTGGTTCGGCGACGGATTCCGCGCCGCGCGGCCGGAGCTGATGGCGCACCTGACCGAGGTGTTCACGGCGAACGACCTCGCCTGCTACGAGGCCACGTGCGCCATGCTCGGCGCCGCCGACCTGCGCGAGGGGGCGGGCCGGATCCCGCACCCCGCGGCCGTCCTCGTCGGCGAGGACGACGGGGCGACCCCGCCGGAGATGGCCAGGGCGCTCGCCGGGCTCATCGGCGACGGCCCCGCGGTCGTGGTGCCCGGCACGCGGCACCTGACCGCCCTGGAGAACCCGGAGGTGGTGGTGGACGCGCTCCTCACACTGCTCGAGCGCCCGGCGGCAGGCGACAAGGTGGGAGAACGGGCATGA
- a CDS encoding UbiX family flavin prenyltransferase, which produces MDHQPTTPRTPWVVGITGASGTPYAAAVLRGLLDAGEPVDLVVSRAARLTMLDETGLAFREARWQADVKAFIGRDPGDMAVWRENDFSAGPASGSYPTRGMVVVPATTACVAGIATGMSKDLIQRAADVTLKERRTLVLVPREAPLRRVTLQQMADLAGEGAVVLPASPGFYAGARDVQQLVDFVAGKVLDVLGVPHTLYTRWQGQLGAARAGSGTPCEGDAPGA; this is translated from the coding sequence ATGGATCACCAGCCAACCACACCCAGGACGCCCTGGGTCGTCGGCATCACCGGGGCGAGCGGCACGCCGTACGCGGCGGCCGTCCTGCGGGGCCTGCTCGACGCCGGTGAGCCCGTCGACCTCGTGGTCAGCAGGGCGGCGCGGCTGACGATGCTCGACGAGACCGGCCTGGCCTTCCGCGAGGCGCGGTGGCAGGCGGACGTCAAGGCCTTCATCGGCCGCGACCCCGGGGACATGGCGGTGTGGAGGGAGAACGACTTCTCCGCGGGACCCGCCAGCGGCAGCTACCCCACCCGGGGCATGGTGGTCGTGCCCGCCACCACGGCCTGTGTCGCGGGCATCGCCACCGGGATGAGCAAGGACCTGATCCAGCGTGCGGCCGACGTGACCCTCAAGGAGCGCAGGACCCTCGTACTGGTGCCGCGGGAGGCGCCCCTGCGCCGTGTCACCCTCCAGCAGATGGCCGACCTGGCCGGCGAGGGGGCGGTGGTGCTGCCGGCCTCACCGGGCTTCTACGCCGGCGCCCGCGACGTCCAGCAGCTGGTCGACTTCGTCGCGGGCAAGGTCCTGGACGTCCTCGGTGTCCCGCACACCCTCTACACCCGGTGGCAGGGGCAGCTCGGCGCGGCGCGCGCCGGGTCCGGCACGCCGTGCGAGGGCGATGCACCTGGTGCGTGA
- a CDS encoding amidohydrolase family protein, whose translation MSTQVIDVHAHHVGTHAIERIRDEGADHQVRLVTREVAGKPVTRVEVAGRPSGLPLLPQLSDVAARLAWMDAAGVDVQLVAPWMDLAGYELPPDDGLWLARVQNDSAAALAAQDRFLPAAAVPLQHPGYAVAELRRAVTELGHVAVQIGARVNDLGLDDPSLDPFWDAADELGVPVIVHPAELDVPERSRRLFLHILVGNPSETTFAAAALLLGGVLERRPGLRVLLVHGGGFVPYQIGRLERGFTAAPVQFRAKGGRSPRDLLGQLFFDTVLHDDDALRHLLDFAGAERVLLGSDYPFPMRTDRPVEALDAVKPDGVEREAVLGAASLLAGGVSP comes from the coding sequence ATGAGCACGCAGGTGATCGACGTCCACGCCCACCACGTGGGCACCCACGCCATCGAGCGGATCAGGGACGAGGGGGCCGACCACCAGGTCCGCCTGGTCACCCGTGAGGTAGCCGGCAAGCCGGTCACGCGCGTCGAAGTGGCCGGCCGGCCCAGCGGGCTGCCGCTGCTGCCCCAGCTGAGCGACGTGGCCGCCCGGCTGGCCTGGATGGACGCGGCCGGTGTGGACGTCCAGCTCGTCGCCCCCTGGATGGACCTCGCCGGATACGAGCTGCCCCCGGACGACGGCCTCTGGCTCGCCCGGGTGCAGAACGACTCCGCGGCGGCCCTCGCCGCGCAGGACCGGTTCCTCCCCGCCGCTGCCGTGCCCCTGCAGCACCCCGGCTACGCGGTGGCCGAGCTGCGCCGCGCGGTCACCGAACTCGGCCACGTGGCCGTGCAGATCGGTGCCCGGGTGAACGACCTCGGCCTCGACGACCCGTCGTTGGACCCCTTCTGGGACGCCGCGGACGAGCTGGGCGTCCCGGTGATCGTGCACCCGGCCGAACTCGACGTGCCCGAACGCAGCCGGCGGCTGTTCCTGCACATCCTGGTCGGCAACCCGTCGGAGACGACGTTCGCCGCGGCCGCACTGCTGCTCGGCGGTGTGCTGGAGCGCCGGCCGGGGCTGCGGGTGCTGCTGGTGCACGGCGGCGGGTTCGTCCCGTACCAGATCGGGCGGTTGGAGCGCGGCTTCACGGCGGCGCCCGTGCAGTTCCGCGCCAAGGGCGGCCGGAGCCCGCGCGACCTGCTCGGGCAGCTCTTCTTCGACACCGTGCTGCACGACGACGACGCGCTGCGCCACCTGCTGGACTTCGCCGGCGCCGAGCGCGTGCTGCTGGGCAGCGACTACCCGTTCCCGATGCGTACGGACCGGCCCGTCGAGGCGCTCGACGCGGTGAAGCCCGACGGCGTGGAACGGGAGGCGGTGCTCGGGGCGGCGAGCCTGCTCGCGGGCGGCGTCAGTCCGTGA
- a CDS encoding GntR family transcriptional regulator → MVTDRTTASGPDGRHPPPPAGRPLIGESTGRLELTRTFGRGLTVPSIADEIALAVATEIIEGRLSPGDDLNSVELARSFNSSRTPVREALLVLEREGFVEITARRRPRVARLLLREVRELYNLRAELYSLVSRAVVRMATEADLETLRGHQRALEDAAAQDDVDRYFWVNVQFRNTEADVARDATLRRVLDSLGLRALQLRHLSLAQPGRLDVSVRDHARLLQAYEDRDAELASALTQSLVRAGYAAIERSGWTGEEL, encoded by the coding sequence ATGGTGACGGATCGCACCACTGCGTCCGGACCGGACGGGCGCCACCCACCGCCACCCGCCGGCCGCCCGCTGATCGGCGAGAGCACCGGCAGGCTGGAACTCACCCGGACCTTCGGCCGGGGCCTGACCGTCCCCAGCATCGCCGACGAGATAGCGCTCGCGGTGGCCACCGAGATCATCGAGGGCCGCCTGTCCCCGGGCGACGACCTCAACTCCGTGGAGCTCGCCCGGTCGTTCAACAGCAGCAGGACCCCCGTGCGCGAGGCGCTGCTCGTGCTGGAGCGAGAGGGCTTCGTCGAGATCACCGCGCGGCGCCGCCCGCGCGTGGCCCGGCTGCTGCTGCGGGAGGTCAGGGAGCTGTACAACCTGCGGGCCGAGCTCTACTCGCTGGTCAGCCGGGCCGTCGTACGGATGGCGACCGAGGCCGACCTGGAGACGCTCCGCGGCCATCAGCGCGCCCTGGAGGACGCCGCGGCACAGGACGACGTGGACCGCTACTTCTGGGTCAACGTGCAGTTCCGCAACACCGAGGCGGACGTCGCCCGCGACGCCACCCTGCGCCGCGTCCTCGACTCCCTCGGACTGCGGGCCCTGCAACTGCGCCACCTGAGCCTCGCCCAGCCCGGCCGGCTCGACGTGTCCGTACGCGACCACGCGCGCCTGCTCCAGGCCTACGAGGACCGGGACGCCGAACTCGCCTCCGCCCTCACCCAGTCACTGGTCCGGGCCGGGTACGCGGCGATCGAGCGCTCCGGATGGACGGGAGAGGAACTGTGA
- a CDS encoding xanthine dehydrogenase family protein molybdopterin-binding subunit gives MSTAELPATGLDLGRAVLPPVIGSPVERLDAVEKVTGRAVYAGDSRLPRMLYGAVVRSPHAAARIVSVDTSRAERLPGVHAVITGGDTAAVKWGAFRPDLYPLAIGRVRYVGDEVAAVAALDLETARRAAELIEVEYEVLPAVLSLDEALAEGAPLVHDDAPGNVAHEFGFDRGGADAWFDRSDVVVEGTWQSARQWHGSIETIGCTAEWTRDRVSLWVNTQTPFLARQRYATALGLPLRAVRVVQTEIGGGFGGKSGDDNTSVICAILARKAGRPVQLVNTREEEFLASRPRIPMRYTVRLGFTADGLVTAKDIEVIADNGAYTGKAQAVLGAATVRHDALFNYRAVRARSRLVYTNLEPTGAFRGFGNPSADWAVGQAWDLAAEKLGIDVPDLFLLNAVETGSVSPHNHKISSCELKQCISRAAGAIGWKAKRAERKPGRGLAMGVSVHVSGRRSFGDYDGSSAIVRLAEDGRATVIVGEGEIGTGARTTLAQIAAAELGLPVADVSVTRPDTDLTTHALGALASRVTYVAGNAVKQAAEQACTGLLEAASRQLDRPAAQLWVEDGVVHGPAGSNGEGPVSAPVGAVVRAELYRPGGEPIVGVGSFDNPSEFPDQSRYGNESGAYNFVAEAAEVEVDEATGAVRVLELAAVVDCGTVLNPPLAEGQVEGAIAQGLGMAVTERFDWQQGAPTRPNFSDYKLPTAGVMPKLHIEFADSYEPTGPFGAKGVGEIALDPVPSIIASAVADAVGVRVHELPITAEKIYWGMRDGERPAAEPGQDPPEERTPGPLDAEGGDLT, from the coding sequence ATGTCGACCGCCGAACTCCCCGCCACCGGACTCGACCTGGGCCGCGCGGTGCTACCCCCGGTGATCGGCAGTCCCGTCGAACGCCTCGACGCCGTCGAGAAGGTCACCGGGCGCGCGGTGTACGCCGGGGACAGCCGGCTGCCGCGCATGCTGTACGGCGCCGTGGTCCGCTCCCCGCACGCCGCCGCCCGCATCGTGTCGGTGGACACCTCACGCGCCGAGCGGCTGCCCGGTGTGCACGCCGTCATCACCGGTGGCGACACGGCCGCGGTCAAGTGGGGTGCCTTCCGGCCCGACCTGTACCCGCTCGCGATCGGACGCGTCCGCTACGTCGGCGACGAGGTCGCGGCGGTGGCCGCCCTGGACCTGGAGACGGCCCGGCGGGCCGCGGAGCTGATCGAGGTCGAGTACGAGGTGCTGCCCGCCGTCCTCAGCCTCGACGAGGCGCTCGCCGAGGGCGCACCGCTGGTCCACGACGACGCGCCCGGCAACGTCGCCCACGAGTTCGGCTTCGACCGCGGCGGTGCCGACGCCTGGTTCGACCGCAGCGACGTCGTGGTGGAGGGCACCTGGCAGAGCGCCCGCCAGTGGCACGGCTCGATCGAGACCATCGGCTGCACGGCCGAGTGGACCCGCGACCGGGTCAGCCTCTGGGTCAACACGCAGACGCCGTTCCTCGCACGGCAGCGGTACGCGACCGCCCTCGGGCTGCCGCTGCGGGCCGTGCGGGTGGTGCAGACCGAGATCGGCGGCGGCTTCGGCGGCAAGTCGGGCGACGACAACACGTCCGTCATCTGCGCCATCCTCGCCCGCAAGGCCGGCCGTCCGGTGCAGCTCGTCAACACCCGCGAGGAGGAGTTCCTCGCGAGCCGACCGCGCATCCCGATGCGCTACACGGTCCGCCTCGGCTTCACCGCGGACGGCCTGGTCACCGCGAAGGACATCGAGGTCATCGCCGACAACGGCGCCTACACCGGCAAGGCCCAGGCCGTGCTCGGCGCCGCGACCGTGCGCCACGACGCGCTGTTCAACTACCGGGCCGTGCGGGCCCGTTCACGGCTCGTCTACACCAATCTGGAGCCCACCGGCGCGTTCCGCGGCTTCGGCAACCCCTCCGCGGACTGGGCGGTCGGCCAGGCGTGGGACCTGGCGGCCGAGAAGCTCGGCATCGACGTGCCGGACCTGTTCCTGCTCAACGCCGTCGAGACGGGCAGCGTCTCGCCGCACAACCACAAGATCAGCAGCTGCGAGCTGAAGCAGTGCATCAGCAGGGCGGCCGGGGCCATCGGCTGGAAGGCCAAGCGCGCCGAACGCAAACCGGGCCGGGGCCTCGCGATGGGCGTCAGCGTCCACGTCTCGGGCCGCCGCAGCTTCGGCGACTACGACGGAAGTTCCGCAATCGTGCGGCTCGCCGAGGACGGCCGCGCCACCGTCATCGTCGGCGAGGGCGAGATCGGCACCGGCGCCCGCACCACCCTCGCCCAGATCGCGGCGGCCGAGCTGGGCCTGCCCGTCGCCGACGTCTCCGTGACGCGCCCGGACACGGACCTGACCACGCACGCGCTCGGGGCGCTGGCGAGCCGGGTCACGTACGTGGCGGGCAACGCCGTCAAGCAGGCCGCCGAGCAGGCCTGCACCGGGCTGCTGGAGGCCGCCTCACGCCAGCTCGACCGGCCGGCGGCGCAGCTCTGGGTCGAGGACGGCGTCGTGCACGGCCCGGCCGGATCGAACGGCGAGGGCCCGGTGAGCGCCCCGGTCGGCGCGGTCGTCCGCGCGGAGCTGTACCGGCCGGGCGGCGAGCCGATCGTGGGTGTCGGCTCGTTCGACAACCCCTCGGAGTTCCCCGACCAGAGCCGGTACGGCAACGAGTCCGGCGCCTACAACTTCGTCGCCGAGGCCGCGGAGGTCGAGGTGGACGAGGCGACCGGCGCCGTGCGGGTCCTGGAGCTCGCCGCGGTCGTCGACTGCGGCACCGTCCTCAACCCGCCGCTCGCCGAGGGCCAGGTGGAGGGCGCCATCGCGCAGGGCCTCGGGATGGCCGTCACCGAACGCTTCGACTGGCAGCAGGGTGCGCCGACCCGGCCGAACTTCTCCGACTACAAGCTGCCCACGGCGGGCGTCATGCCGAAGCTGCACATCGAGTTCGCCGACTCCTACGAGCCGACGGGCCCGTTCGGCGCGAAGGGAGTGGGCGAGATCGCCCTGGACCCGGTGCCGTCGATCATCGCCAGTGCGGTGGCCGACGCGGTGGGCGTCCGCGTCCACGAGCTGCCGATCACCGCGGAGAAGATCTACTGGGGCATGCGGGACGGCGAGCGGCCGGCTGCCGAACCCGGCCAGGACCCCCCGGAGGAACGCACCCCAGGCCCTCTCGACGCGGAAGGAGGGGACCTGACGTGA
- a CDS encoding xanthine dehydrogenase family protein subunit M, with translation MTTLDSGPLPAGAPAAPTALLTPRTLDEALRLIAGGDAAVLGGGVGHALRRHHRLPAKAPALVSVAALPELTGIAEHSDHIAVGAGVRLAACAADGLLSRTWPVLTEAAGSVATGRIREMVTLGGNIAARDDSHDPPVALTAIGASLAVRSARGGRTLAVTELDRLRADELVEHVRLPLPAATTGSAYEKFLVRGVWEYACVNVAAVVSLDADGTVDRLSLAVGSVAGGPVAVDLGGLAGGRADRALVEEAAARAAASTTPYGDVKGSAAYKTRMIAEFSRRALTTAIRRAEAAAGRPASTPEGQR, from the coding sequence GTGACCACCCTCGACTCCGGACCGCTGCCCGCCGGGGCGCCCGCGGCCCCCACGGCCCTGCTGACGCCCCGCACCCTCGACGAGGCCCTGCGGCTGATCGCCGGCGGTGACGCGGCCGTGCTCGGCGGAGGCGTCGGCCACGCCCTGCGCCGCCACCACCGGCTGCCCGCGAAGGCCCCGGCGCTGGTGTCGGTGGCGGCGCTGCCCGAGCTCACCGGCATCGCCGAGCACTCCGACCACATCGCCGTGGGCGCGGGCGTCCGGCTCGCCGCCTGCGCCGCCGACGGGCTGCTGTCGCGCACCTGGCCCGTCCTGACCGAGGCGGCCGGCTCCGTGGCGACCGGCCGGATCCGGGAGATGGTCACGCTCGGCGGCAACATCGCCGCCCGCGACGACAGCCACGACCCGCCGGTGGCGCTCACCGCCATCGGCGCGAGTCTCGCCGTGAGGAGCGCACGGGGCGGCAGGACCCTCGCCGTCACGGAGCTGGACCGGCTGCGCGCCGACGAGCTGGTCGAGCACGTGCGGCTCCCCCTGCCCGCCGCCACAACGGGCTCCGCGTACGAGAAGTTCCTCGTGCGCGGCGTGTGGGAGTACGCCTGCGTCAACGTCGCCGCCGTCGTCAGCCTCGACGCGGACGGCACCGTGGACCGGCTCTCCCTCGCGGTCGGATCGGTGGCCGGCGGCCCCGTCGCCGTCGACCTCGGCGGGCTGGCGGGGGGCCGCGCCGACCGGGCCCTCGTCGAGGAGGCCGCCGCCCGCGCCGCTGCCTCCACCACGCCGTACGGCGACGTCAAGGGCTCCGCCGCGTACAAGACCCGCATGATCGCCGAGTTCTCCCGGCGCGCCCTGACCACCGCGATCCGCCGCGCCGAGGCCGCCGCCGGCCGCCCGGCGTCCACCCCGGAAGGACAACGATGA